The DNA window GATAATAATCACGCTTTTTTTATGTATTCAACTTACATTATTCTTTGGCGATTTTCGCCCAAGTATCACGCAAGCCTACAGTACGGTTAAACACTAAACATTCAGGATTTGAGAGTTTGCTGTCAGCACAGAAATACCCTTCACGCTCGAACTGATAAGTTTTTCCCGGCTGTGCTTTTGCCAGCCCCGGTTCAACAAAACCTTTACGTACCACTAATGACTCTGAATTAATCGTAGACAGGAAATCCTCTTCTGCCCCTGGGTTCGGTACACTGAACAGACGGTCATACAGATAGAATTGCGCAGCGGCAGCATGTGCTGCACTTACCCAGTGAATAACCCCCTTTACTTTGCGACCATCAGCCGGATCTTTATTCAGTGTCTGCTCATCATAGTGACAGTAAATAGTGGTGATATTACCTTCTGCGTCTTTCTCAACACGTTCAGCTTTAATCACATAAGCGTTACGCAGGCGAACTTCTTTACCGAGTACCAAACGCTTATATTGACGGTTTGCTTCTTCACGGAAGTCGGCGCGATCAATATAAATTTCACGGCTGAAAGGCACTTCACGACTACCCATTTCTGGTTTATTTGGATGATTGGGCATTGTCAGAATGACTTCACCTTCTGGCATATTTTCAATCACCAGTTTTACCGGATCAAGAACTGCCATAGCACGCGGCGCGTTTTCATTCAAATCATCACGAATACAAGATTCCAACGCAGCCATTTCAACGTTGTTATCCTGTTTAGTCACCCCGATACGACGGCAGAATTCACGGATCGCAGCAGAAGTATAGCCACGGCGACGCAAACCGGAAATCGTTGGCATACGTGGGTCATCCCAACCATCAACAATGTTTTCTGTCACCAGCAGGTTCAGTTTACGCTTGGACATCACCGTGTATTCCAGATTCAGGCGAGAAAATTCATACTGGCGTGGATGGCAATCAATTGTAATGTTATCCAATACCCAGTCATACAAACGACGGTTATCCTGAAACTCTAGTGTACATATAGAGTGAGTGATCCCTTCCATGGCATCAGAAATACAATGGGTGAAATCGTACATCGGATAGATGCACCACTTATTACCGGATTGGTGATGTTCCGCAAATTTAATGCGATACAGAACCGGATCGCGCATGACGATGAATGGAGAAGCCATGTCAATCTTTGCCCGCAGACAAGCTTTACCTTCAGCAAACTCACCAGCACACATTTTTTCGAACAGGACAAGGTTCTCTTCCACACTGCGATCGCGGTACGGGCTGTTTTTACCCGGCTCTTTTAGCGTGCCACGATATTCGCGGATCTCGTCTGGGCTTAATTCATCGACATACGCCAGACTTTTATTGATCAATTCAAGCGCGTATTCATACAGATTATCGAAATAGTTAGAAGAGTAGCGAATATCTCCACTCCACTGGAATCCCAGCCACTGGACGTCATTTTTAATCGATTCAACGTACTCAATATCTTCTTTAACCGGGTTCGTATCGTCAAAACGCAGGTTGCATTGCCCCTGGTAATCTTGTGCGATGCCAAAATTCAGGCAGATCGACTTCGCATGGCCAATATGCAGATAGCCATTAGGTTCAGGTGGGAAACGGGTATGTACGGATGTATGTTTACCAGTTGCCAAATCTTCGTCAATTATCTGACGAATAAAGTTTGTCGGGCGAGCCTCTGCCTCACTCATCGTTTTATTCCTCAATGCAAAAAGCGCTTCAATATAACCCTCTATAATCTATTAAGCTGAACCGAGAAACAACACTTAGTTAATGGGAAATGGACGAAAAGGGTAAAGTTAGTGCTAAAAAGCGATTTATGTACAATGAATTATGTACAATATAGTTAACTTTCCGTTAAAAACAGTGAAGGATACTGACAAGCCATTTTTTAATAATGGCTTGCCGTTTTTCTCATAAGGCGCTCAATAATAGCACCAAGTAAGATCAGCAAATGCGATGATTTTCCAGCACGACGATTAACTGATCCGCACAATAAATAATGTGCTCCTCGCTCCAGCTAGGATGCAAATACAGGCTGATTGTTCGGGGTAATAAAGAGCGAGCTGTCTCACACACAACATCACGATAATTGACTGATTCAGGCGATGTGTACTCTTTTGAATGGAAAGGAAAATTGGCTGAACCAAATCCCCGTAACTCTCTGAATACTCTTTCGCCATAGGCTTCCGGCCACTGAATTTTAAATGCCGGAACACCAATATTTTTCAGGTCATTTAAAATAACTTCGGCGGTACAATCCAATTTGGCAAGATCAAAAACAATAGGATATAACCAATACGCGTTGCATCTCTCTTCATTATTTAATGGCAAGCTGTGAATTAAATCGATATCTGTGAATTTTGTATCATAGATTTTTGCGTATTGTTTCCGATTGCGCATATTCCAGTCATCAAACCGTTCCAGTTCATTAATCCCGATGATCGACTGAATTTCAGTCATACGATAGTTATAACCAATACGATTGTGCACATGCCATGACACTTCCTCCAAAGCAAGCAAATCAAATTTTCTTCTTACATCAAATCCATGATCACGATAAGCACGACATTCCCAACCAATTTCAGCATCATTGGTCACAACCATGCCGCCTTCTCCACCCGTGGTAAAATGTTTTGACTGACAAAAACTAAAGGTTCCTACATCACCAATTGTACCAACCGATTTACCTTTATATTGACCTCCCAAACACTGAGCGCTGTCTTCTATCACTTTGAGATTATGTTTACGGGCAATAGCGAGGATTGCGTCCATATCACAAACAACACCATAAAGATGCACAACGATAATGGCTTTTGTCCTCTCTGTAATCAGCGCTTCTATTTTACCGGGATCAATAGTGTGTTCTTCCGTTGTATCACAAAACACAGGAATAGCCCCACATTGTAAAACCGCAAAAGAAGTAGCAATGAAAGTGTAAGAAGGTACGATAACCTCATCACCAGGGCCAATATTTAAAGCCCCCACAGCAATATTCACAGCTGAAGTGCCAGAATTACAAGATATCGCCATTTCTGCCCCAATCCAGTTAGCAAATTTATTTTCAAACTCCATTCCTCTTTCACCTGTCCAATAATTAACCTGACCAGATAATAGTGGCTGTTGGATATTTTTTAATGATTTTTCAGAAAAATCAGGCCATTGTGGAAATTTCATTATCTTTATACCTTAATAAAGTAAAATAAATAAATTTGATTACATACCTGTATGTAATTCCATAAAGCTAGTCAAGTTATGTAATATCATTTTATGCAAAATAAATTACACAATTTCAGGATCATTGATAAACCAATAAAGTTTGATAGAAAAAACCGCATAAATCATGACACTATAATTTAATAAAGTTTTTATTAGCCCCCAGTTTTCTCTTGTATCCTCCCAAACTACAGAGAGTTGATGTAAATTTTTAGACAATCTCTTGGTAAGATAAATAATTTCTGCATCAAATGCATAACCCTTAATTTTTTGTTTGGAAAAAACTTCTTTTGCCAAATCAGACTTTATCATTTTGAATGGGCATTGTGAGTCTGAAATTTTACAACTTAATAAGAGATTAACCGTTTTCAGAAAAATTTTACTGGTTATTTTTCGGTAAAAATTAGCCTTTGATTTATTGTTTGAAAAACGCTCCCCTATCACTAAATCAATATTATTAGATTTAATCTGGTTATAGGCATTAAAAAAATCAGATTCTTTTATTGGGAAATCAATATCGGTATAAAAGATATACTTTCCCTTTGCCAAATCAACACCTCGCCGAATGCTGTATCCTTTTCCATAGTTTCCGCAATTGGAAATGACCATAACATCACAGTAATTCTGTTTTATTTTTGCTATATCACTATCATAAAAATTGTTTTTATCTGAATCATTCACAATGATAATTTGTACATTCAATACTTCCTGAATTCTTCTAATCCGGTGTATTGTTTTCTCAATAATCAGGTAGTTTTCATGATATCTGGGAAGCACAATTGAAATTTCAACAGAATCTTCAACACGATCCATCCATTTTCTCCATTAAAACATGCCAATATCCATCACCTGTAACTTAATATCCCAATAGCTGTTTACCCAGTGCGGTCAGATGAATATCAGATGTATCTTGTTGACTGGCCTTCTTAATGGGAAAGGGTTTTCCGGTTATTGATGTTGTCGGCCTACCCTGTTTGTAGGCTGAAATTCGTTCTGCAACTTGCTGCTCTGTCAGATCTGTTCGCGGAAAATAACAGAAATATTGTGCCAATCTGGGCTTATCGGAAGTATTTGGCTGATTTCCATGTGGCAGTGTTCCATCGAAAATCACATAATCTCCCGCTTTAAGTGGGATTGATTCAATTTTCATTTCGCTAGTGTCAGGAAAACGGCTGTTATACCCTTTCGGTTGTTGAGATAACCAATGGTAAATAGTTTTATGGAAACCCGGCACACATTGAAAGCCACCTGAATCACCATCATCATCGGTCAGGCTTAACAAACCCTGTATTTTTCTTTCTAAGGGACGTTTTGAAACATCAATATCCCAATGAATGAATCCCTCATATTGCCATTTTTCTGTAACCGGTGGATTCATATTGACTCTGTCAATACTTACTAATAGCTCCGCAATACCAAATATTTTCTCATACACTGAATAAATAACTTCACTCTGACGATTATCCCATAATGTCTGGTGATGATAAAAAGGAATACGCCCCATTTTGTCTATTCCAGAACGTAAGCGAATATTTTCATCATAGAAATCGGAGGTTTTTCTCTGATCCATTTCTAAAAAATCAAATATAGCATTTACTGTTTTCTGTACTTGTTGCCTGCTCACCGCCGATTCAATAATGATATAACCGTTATCATCCCAACACTTCAAACATTGTTTCATTTTCTCTTCAGAAAAACATCCTGACATTCTGCCACCTAATCAATAATTAAATACCAGAGTCTTATCTTATTAAGCTCTCTGTTTATGCTCTTAAATTATAAAAACCAAATAACACCAATAATAGAAAGAAGCATTATTAAAAATAAAGACAAGCATCAAATTGGCGGAAAATAAATTACCTTAAACCAAATCAATTTCAACCCTAAAAGATTAAATTTATAAAAAATATCTTATTAATAGCGCACTAATCAATACAAAATAAATAATATAAAATGTTATATAAAATAATAATTATTATATTGCGTAAATATAATGCTAGAAAATATTAAAATACAAAAAATAACATCAATAATAAATTAGATAATTATATAAAATGATTTGGTTTTATTGATATTTATTATTATTAGAACTATTCAGGTGGGGTATTTTTATATAATCCGGTGATCGCCGAAACGATCACCGTTAACCAGGAAGGAGAAATGCATTAATTTATTTCATTACCTGAAATAAATTTGATTCTTTAGCAATAACATGACTTTCAGCCATGATACTGACACCTGCATAGTCATCAATATTGCTGATAATAATCGGGCTTATCATTGATTTGGCATGAGTGTTCAGGTATTCAAGATCCAACTTCAATAATGGCTCCCCTACTTTCACTCTCACACCTTCTTCAACCAAACGCTCAAAACCCTTACCTTGTAAAGAAACGGTATCAACACCCATGTGGATAATCACTTCAACACCGTTATCTGCCTCAATACACAGTGCATGATTGGTATCGAATATTTTCACCACCGTACCTGAAATCGGAGAAAAAACAGTATCGGAGGTCGGTTTAATCGCAATGCCATCACCCACTAATTTACTGGAAAAAGCTTCATCCGGGACATCCTCCAATTTAATCAATTTACCTGTTACAGGAGCAATGAGCGTCAGAATGTCTTTTCCCTGCGGCTTATACTTTTTTTCTGCCGGAATGTCTGACTCAGAATTATCATTTTCTGTCACTGCTGCAACAGGGCCTTTGGAGAGAACTTCCTTCATCGCACTGGCAATCAATTCCGCACGGGTTCCTACAATAATCTGAATGCTCTCTTTATTCAGACGGATAATGCCAGAAGCACCAAGGCGTTTAGTCACTTGTTCATTAACCAAACCCGCATCTTTCACAGATAAACGTAAACGGGTAATACAAGAGTCAATGCCTGTTAAATTGCCTGAACCGCCTATTGCGGCAATGTACTTGTACGCCACTTCCTGAATTTGCTCTGTATCGCTGACTTTTACCGCAATGCCAACATTGTGACCATCAATTTGCCCAATAAAAGAGGGTTCACGACCCAGTGTCATCAGGTTGAATTTTTTTATCGTAAAACGAAATATCACATAGTAGAGACAGAAGAAAACTAAGCCTTGTGGGATAAGCATGTACCAGTGAACGGCCAACGGATTGCGTGAAGAGAGCAGAAGGTCAGTAAAACCAGCACTGAAACCAAAACCGGCAATCCAGTGCATAGTCGCCGCAATATAGACCGAAATTCCCGTCATAATGGCGTGCAGGACATAAAGCACAGGTGCAACAAACATGAAAGAGAATTCAAGTGGCTCCGTTACCCCGGTAAAGAATGCAGCAAATGCGCCTGCCATCATAATACCGCCAACCAT is part of the Xenorhabdus cabanillasii genome and encodes:
- the glnS gene encoding glutamine--tRNA ligase, with the protein product MSEAEARPTNFIRQIIDEDLATGKHTSVHTRFPPEPNGYLHIGHAKSICLNFGIAQDYQGQCNLRFDDTNPVKEDIEYVESIKNDVQWLGFQWSGDIRYSSNYFDNLYEYALELINKSLAYVDELSPDEIREYRGTLKEPGKNSPYRDRSVEENLVLFEKMCAGEFAEGKACLRAKIDMASPFIVMRDPVLYRIKFAEHHQSGNKWCIYPMYDFTHCISDAMEGITHSICTLEFQDNRRLYDWVLDNITIDCHPRQYEFSRLNLEYTVMSKRKLNLLVTENIVDGWDDPRMPTISGLRRRGYTSAAIREFCRRIGVTKQDNNVEMAALESCIRDDLNENAPRAMAVLDPVKLVIENMPEGEVILTMPNHPNKPEMGSREVPFSREIYIDRADFREEANRQYKRLVLGKEVRLRNAYVIKAERVEKDAEGNITTIYCHYDEQTLNKDPADGRKVKGVIHWVSAAHAAAAQFYLYDRLFSVPNPGAEEDFLSTINSESLVVRKGFVEPGLAKAQPGKTYQFEREGYFCADSKLSNPECLVFNRTVGLRDTWAKIAKE
- a CDS encoding DegT/DnrJ/EryC1/StrS family aminotransferase, with amino-acid sequence MKFPQWPDFSEKSLKNIQQPLLSGQVNYWTGERGMEFENKFANWIGAEMAISCNSGTSAVNIAVGALNIGPGDEVIVPSYTFIATSFAVLQCGAIPVFCDTTEEHTIDPGKIEALITERTKAIIVVHLYGVVCDMDAILAIARKHNLKVIEDSAQCLGGQYKGKSVGTIGDVGTFSFCQSKHFTTGGEGGMVVTNDAEIGWECRAYRDHGFDVRRKFDLLALEEVSWHVHNRIGYNYRMTEIQSIIGINELERFDDWNMRNRKQYAKIYDTKFTDIDLIHSLPLNNEERCNAYWLYPIVFDLAKLDCTAEVILNDLKNIGVPAFKIQWPEAYGERVFRELRGFGSANFPFHSKEYTSPESVNYRDVVCETARSLLPRTISLYLHPSWSEEHIIYCADQLIVVLENHRIC
- a CDS encoding glycosyltransferase, which encodes MDRVEDSVEISIVLPRYHENYLIIEKTIHRIRRIQEVLNVQIIIVNDSDKNNFYDSDIAKIKQNYCDVMVISNCGNYGKGYSIRRGVDLAKGKYIFYTDIDFPIKESDFFNAYNQIKSNNIDLVIGERFSNNKSKANFYRKITSKIFLKTVNLLLSCKISDSQCPFKMIKSDLAKEVFSKQKIKGYAFDAEIIYLTKRLSKNLHQLSVVWEDTRENWGLIKTLLNYSVMIYAVFSIKLYWFINDPEIV
- a CDS encoding phytanoyl-CoA dioxygenase family protein; the protein is MSGCFSEEKMKQCLKCWDDNGYIIIESAVSRQQVQKTVNAIFDFLEMDQRKTSDFYDENIRLRSGIDKMGRIPFYHHQTLWDNRQSEVIYSVYEKIFGIAELLVSIDRVNMNPPVTEKWQYEGFIHWDIDVSKRPLERKIQGLLSLTDDDGDSGGFQCVPGFHKTIYHWLSQQPKGYNSRFPDTSEMKIESIPLKAGDYVIFDGTLPHGNQPNTSDKPRLAQYFCYFPRTDLTEQQVAERISAYKQGRPTTSITGKPFPIKKASQQDTSDIHLTALGKQLLGY
- the nagE gene encoding N-acetylglucosamine-specific PTS transporter subunit IIBC — encoded protein: MLGYLQRIGRALMVPVATLPAAAILVGVGYWIDPTGWGSDNSLAALLISSGNAILENMAILFAVGIAYGMSKDKDGAAALTGLVGFMVVLKLCSPAVIAMIKNIPVAEVPIAFSKINNQFIGILVGVISAELYNRYSHIELPQALSFFSGRRLVPILNSFLMILLSFVLMFVWPVIYSWLVAFGESIINLGSTGAGLYAFFNRLLIPIGLHHALNSVFWFDVAGINDIPNFLAGAKSIAEGTAVPGITGRYQAGFFPIMMFGLPGAALAIYHGARPENRAMVGGIMMAGAFAAFFTGVTEPLEFSFMFVAPVLYVLHAIMTGISVYIAATMHWIAGFGFSAGFTDLLLSSRNPLAVHWYMLIPQGLVFFCLYYVIFRFTIKKFNLMTLGREPSFIGQIDGHNVGIAVKVSDTEQIQEVAYKYIAAIGGSGNLTGIDSCITRLRLSVKDAGLVNEQVTKRLGASGIIRLNKESIQIIVGTRAELIASAMKEVLSKGPVAAVTENDNSESDIPAEKKYKPQGKDILTLIAPVTGKLIKLEDVPDEAFSSKLVGDGIAIKPTSDTVFSPISGTVVKIFDTNHALCIEADNGVEVIIHMGVDTVSLQGKGFERLVEEGVRVKVGEPLLKLDLEYLNTHAKSMISPIIISNIDDYAGVSIMAESHVIAKESNLFQVMK